One Microlunatus soli genomic window carries:
- a CDS encoding gamma-glutamyl-gamma-aminobutyrate hydrolase family protein, producing MARPLVLIVGRWSERINGSSRGVYVPQKMLDAVARAGGEPMMAWPDDSDRAERLVDLADAVILPGGNDLDLRPFGVPEVHPREKHSPPAQDAADVTISRAALGRERPMLAICRGMQVLNVVMGGTIHAHFEETTVKHDGVPHEVDVRSGTLTESMLGGTRISGWSSHHQACDRLADGLRLSATADDGIVEGFESDDGRILGLQWHPEVDAADDPIQQAPFDWLVRQGR from the coding sequence ATGGCGCGACCGCTCGTTCTCATCGTCGGGCGTTGGTCCGAACGGATCAACGGCAGCTCTCGCGGGGTGTACGTCCCGCAGAAGATGCTGGATGCGGTGGCGCGCGCCGGTGGCGAGCCGATGATGGCCTGGCCGGACGACAGCGATCGCGCCGAACGATTGGTCGACCTGGCCGACGCTGTCATCCTGCCGGGCGGCAATGATCTTGATCTTCGTCCGTTCGGCGTCCCGGAGGTGCATCCGCGGGAGAAGCATTCGCCGCCGGCCCAGGACGCTGCCGACGTCACGATCAGTCGTGCGGCGCTGGGCCGGGAGCGGCCGATGCTGGCGATCTGTCGCGGCATGCAGGTGCTCAACGTCGTCATGGGCGGCACCATCCACGCCCACTTCGAGGAGACCACCGTCAAACACGACGGCGTCCCGCACGAGGTGGATGTGCGGTCCGGCACGCTCACCGAGTCGATGCTCGGCGGCACCAGGATCAGCGGTTGGAGCAGCCATCATCAGGCCTGCGATCGGTTGGCCGACGGGCTGCGGTTGAGCGCGACCGCTGACGACGGCATCGTCGAGGGGTTCGAGTCCGACGACGGTCGGATCCTCGGCCTGCAATGGCATCCGGAGGTCGACGCCGCCGACGACCCGATCCAGCAGGCCCCCTTCGACTGGCTGGTGCGGCAGGGCCGCTGA
- a CDS encoding RICIN domain-containing protein: MSISARHAGTGIATPIRVLAGASAAAVIGTAVTIAGTATAHADAIETYTNEATGLRMDGSDGGVRTAPVSGTSSQRWSVHKWRDGTVQFRNMRTDQCLSHMGDLTYATSYPCFAGSDSRSVQQSWYIKHWNDGTIRFQNQNSQQCLDGSTAGRIFMRPCNSSEAQSWY; encoded by the coding sequence GTGAGTATCTCCGCACGCCATGCCGGGACTGGCATCGCGACGCCGATCCGAGTGTTGGCCGGGGCATCGGCCGCCGCCGTGATCGGAACCGCGGTGACGATCGCCGGGACCGCGACAGCGCACGCCGATGCGATCGAGACCTACACCAACGAGGCCACCGGGCTCCGGATGGACGGCTCCGACGGTGGCGTCCGCACCGCACCGGTGTCCGGAACGAGCAGCCAACGCTGGTCGGTGCACAAGTGGCGGGATGGCACCGTCCAGTTCCGGAACATGCGAACCGACCAGTGCCTGTCGCACATGGGCGACCTGACCTACGCCACCAGCTACCCGTGCTTCGCCGGCAGCGACAGCCGCTCGGTCCAGCAGAGCTGGTACATCAAGCATTGGAACGACGGCACCATCCGCTTCCAGAATCAGAACTCCCAGCAGTGCCTGGACGGCTCCACCGCGGGCAGGATCTTCATGCGTCCGTGCAACAGCTCGGAGGCCCAGAGCTGGTACTGA
- a CDS encoding spermidine synthase, giving the protein MGRTDQSYVDLTDPTRLEFDYVQRLAEIIDLIAPAGDRIRVVHVGGALMTLPRYVAHTRPHSAQIVLEPDTELTEFVREHVPLPKRSGIKVRGVAGREGIEALRDDYADAVIVDAFAGSQVPPELTTAEFFADVQRVVDNGVLMINITDKGLQYARRVAAAAQKTFGRLCLSAESSTLKGRRFGNIVLLAADRPLPIDELARRSARSAFPYRVVTGDRLDQLIAGAAPFTDADSESSPAPPDTHFR; this is encoded by the coding sequence ATGGGCCGGACCGATCAGTCCTACGTCGATCTCACCGACCCCACCCGGCTGGAGTTCGACTACGTCCAACGACTCGCCGAGATCATCGACCTGATCGCACCGGCCGGAGACCGGATCCGGGTGGTGCACGTCGGTGGCGCGTTGATGACGTTGCCGCGGTACGTCGCCCATACTCGTCCGCACTCGGCCCAGATCGTGCTGGAGCCGGATACCGAGCTGACCGAGTTCGTCCGCGAGCACGTGCCGCTGCCCAAACGCAGCGGGATCAAGGTCCGCGGCGTGGCCGGCCGGGAGGGGATCGAGGCGCTCCGCGACGACTACGCCGATGCGGTGATCGTGGACGCGTTCGCCGGATCGCAGGTGCCGCCCGAGCTGACCACCGCCGAGTTCTTCGCCGACGTGCAGCGGGTGGTGGACAACGGCGTGCTGATGATCAACATCACCGACAAGGGCCTGCAGTACGCACGTCGGGTGGCCGCCGCCGCGCAGAAGACCTTCGGCCGACTCTGCCTGAGCGCGGAGAGCTCGACGCTGAAGGGCCGCCGGTTCGGCAACATCGTGCTGCTGGCCGCGGATCGGCCGCTACCCATCGACGAACTCGCTCGACGATCGGCCCGCTCCGCGTTCCCCTACCGGGTGGTGACCGGCGACCGGCTGGATCAACTGATCGCCGGCGCGGCCCCGTTCACCGACGCCGACAGCGAGTCCTCACCGGCCCCGCCGGACACGCATTTCCGCTGA
- a CDS encoding zinc-dependent alcohol dehydrogenase family protein, with protein MRGVIIHAPGDVRVEDRDDPKIIEPTDAVIRTVAACVCGSDLWRFRGVDAVTEPAAIGHEYVGVVQEIGAAVDRIKPGQFVVGGFYASDGSCPHCRAGYQFSCVNKSGFDGCQAEYIRIPMADGTLFATPELPDETMIPSLLALSDVMSTGWHAAVEAGVTAGSTVAVVGDGAVGLSAVLAARELGATKIIAISRHASRQHVAREFGATDVVAERGAEGVARVKELTDGVGADAVCEAVGTNESMLQAIRSVRPGGTVGCVGVPHGVEVPARELFFANVGIKGGPASVAQYLPDLMQRVWTGRIEPGKVFDLHLPLEQAADAYRAMDDRDAIKVLLKP; from the coding sequence ATGCGAGGAGTGATCATTCACGCGCCCGGCGATGTCCGGGTCGAGGACCGCGACGACCCCAAGATCATCGAGCCGACCGACGCCGTGATCCGTACGGTGGCGGCCTGCGTCTGCGGCTCGGACCTGTGGCGCTTCCGTGGCGTCGACGCGGTCACCGAGCCGGCCGCGATCGGCCACGAGTACGTCGGCGTCGTGCAGGAGATCGGTGCGGCGGTCGACCGGATCAAACCGGGACAGTTCGTCGTCGGCGGCTTCTACGCCTCCGACGGCAGCTGCCCGCACTGCCGTGCCGGCTACCAGTTCTCCTGCGTCAACAAGTCCGGTTTCGACGGCTGCCAGGCCGAGTACATCCGGATCCCGATGGCCGACGGCACCCTGTTCGCGACGCCGGAACTGCCCGACGAGACGATGATCCCGAGCCTGCTCGCGCTGTCCGACGTGATGAGCACGGGTTGGCATGCCGCGGTCGAGGCCGGCGTCACGGCCGGCTCGACGGTCGCCGTCGTCGGCGACGGGGCGGTCGGACTGTCCGCGGTGCTGGCCGCCCGCGAACTCGGCGCCACCAAGATCATCGCCATCAGCCGGCACGCCTCTCGGCAGCACGTCGCCCGGGAGTTCGGCGCCACCGACGTCGTCGCCGAGCGCGGCGCCGAGGGTGTCGCGCGGGTCAAGGAGCTGACTGACGGCGTCGGCGCCGATGCGGTCTGCGAGGCGGTCGGCACGAACGAGTCCATGCTGCAGGCGATCCGCTCGGTTCGGCCGGGCGGGACCGTCGGCTGTGTCGGCGTCCCGCACGGGGTCGAGGTGCCGGCACGCGAACTGTTCTTCGCCAACGTCGGGATCAAGGGCGGTCCGGCCTCGGTCGCGCAGTACCTGCCCGATCTGATGCAGCGGGTCTGGACCGGACGGATCGAGCCGGGCAAGGTCTTCGATCTCCACCTGCCGCTCGAGCAGGCGGCCGACGCCTACCGGGCGATGGACGACCGGGACGCGATCAAGGTGCTGTTGAAGCCATGA
- a CDS encoding ROK family transcriptional regulator — protein MRVTAAVPARRAARQGLIADFNQTVILDAVRRSADGISRVELAAATGLSAQAVTNIVRQLIAGDLITEGRRAPIARGKPRTMLNLNPDGQYAIGVHLDPAVITYVILNLVGETLAHVRQITPGDPDPTKLTAGAAAQIEKLIKKAEISRSKIVGVGIAAPGPIDIDRGVVIDPPNLAGWQSVPIRHAIGEATGLPVLLDKDVTAAATAEKWHGAGDDFLFFYLGTGVGAGLVLGGEVFRGRTHNSGQIGNIIVDNDGLPCPCGYRGCLGEGSQPRRMVHQAVATGGLDRAVDLDDRRAVETALVELADRAAAGNSAAEKVMDGMVRGVLKAAEDIALLLDLDRVVFGGPHWNTFAPFFTEERVAVLQRRHQPQSTHPLEVSGTLTGDDVGAVGAATLVLDHTFSTNPAVLLAS, from the coding sequence GTGCGAGTGACCGCCGCGGTGCCGGCTCGGCGAGCCGCCCGGCAGGGCCTGATCGCCGACTTCAACCAGACCGTCATCCTGGACGCGGTGCGGCGCAGCGCGGACGGGATCAGCCGGGTCGAGCTCGCGGCGGCGACGGGGTTGTCGGCGCAGGCGGTGACCAACATCGTCCGGCAATTGATCGCCGGTGATCTGATCACCGAGGGCCGCCGGGCACCGATCGCGCGCGGTAAGCCGCGGACGATGCTCAACCTGAACCCCGACGGCCAGTACGCGATCGGTGTGCACCTCGACCCGGCAGTGATCACCTACGTGATCCTGAACCTGGTCGGGGAGACCCTGGCGCATGTCCGGCAGATCACCCCGGGCGATCCGGATCCGACGAAGCTGACCGCGGGCGCGGCTGCCCAGATCGAGAAGTTGATCAAGAAGGCCGAGATCAGCCGGAGCAAGATCGTCGGGGTCGGGATCGCCGCGCCCGGACCGATCGACATCGATCGGGGCGTGGTCATCGATCCACCCAACCTCGCCGGCTGGCAGTCGGTACCGATCCGGCACGCGATCGGTGAAGCCACCGGACTCCCGGTACTGCTGGACAAGGACGTCACGGCCGCCGCGACAGCGGAGAAGTGGCACGGCGCCGGAGACGACTTCCTGTTCTTCTATCTCGGCACCGGAGTGGGCGCCGGGTTGGTGCTCGGCGGCGAGGTCTTCCGCGGTCGCACCCACAACTCGGGGCAGATCGGCAACATCATCGTCGACAACGACGGGCTGCCCTGCCCGTGCGGCTATCGCGGCTGCCTGGGAGAAGGCAGTCAACCGCGGCGGATGGTGCATCAGGCCGTGGCCACCGGTGGTCTCGATCGCGCGGTCGATCTGGACGATCGGCGGGCGGTCGAGACCGCTCTGGTCGAGCTCGCCGACCGGGCGGCGGCAGGGAACAGCGCCGCGGAGAAGGTGATGGACGGTATGGTCCGCGGTGTGCTCAAGGCCGCCGAAGACATCGCGCTCCTTCTTGATCTTGATCGGGTCGTGTTCGGCGGGCCACACTGGAACACCTTCGCGCCCTTCTTCACCGAGGAACGGGTCGCGGTCCTGCAACGACGGCACCAGCCGCAATCCACCCACCCGTTGGAGGTTTCCGGCACCCTGACCGGCGACGATGTCGGTGCCGTCGGTGCGGCGACCCTGGTCCTGGACCACACCTTCTCCACCAACCCGGCCGTTCTGCTGGCCAGCTGA
- a CDS encoding HAD family hydrolase, giving the protein MTVRLVAFDLDGTILDGGDTVVPDCAEQIRRVHDHGVRCVINSGRSTEFQAELLARLGLLSSFDALVGDERWIELIDTDGQRRPLQPWNTETRHRWQLLEPRAAEIAGRVQDEVRRRGWAGELIDGLDVARRGLWAVRMADPEQALAIFRWVHQGAGDDGIAINCNGGYLHIYDAARDKGSALAAIAEHFGVAPAQVLAFGDNINDLPMLDGRYGFAAATVANAVPEIQRVVRAGGGRLATRASGAGVAELLREAVTPARDSVAE; this is encoded by the coding sequence GTGACCGTACGTCTGGTGGCATTCGATCTTGACGGAACGATCTTGGACGGCGGCGACACCGTTGTCCCGGACTGCGCCGAGCAGATCCGTCGCGTTCATGATCACGGCGTCAGGTGTGTGATCAACTCCGGACGATCGACCGAGTTCCAGGCCGAGCTGCTGGCCCGCCTCGGACTGCTGTCCAGCTTCGACGCCCTGGTCGGCGACGAGCGCTGGATCGAGCTGATCGATACCGATGGACAGCGCCGTCCGCTGCAACCGTGGAACACCGAGACCCGGCACCGATGGCAACTGCTCGAGCCGCGAGCAGCCGAGATCGCCGGTCGGGTGCAGGATGAGGTCCGACGTCGCGGCTGGGCCGGGGAGCTGATCGATGGACTCGACGTCGCACGCCGCGGCCTGTGGGCAGTGCGGATGGCCGACCCCGAGCAGGCACTGGCGATCTTCCGTTGGGTGCACCAGGGGGCCGGCGATGACGGGATCGCGATCAACTGCAACGGCGGCTACCTGCACATCTACGACGCAGCCCGGGACAAGGGAAGCGCGCTGGCGGCGATCGCGGAGCACTTCGGGGTCGCGCCGGCGCAGGTGCTGGCCTTCGGTGACAACATCAATGACCTGCCGATGCTGGACGGCCGGTACGGATTCGCCGCAGCAACGGTCGCCAATGCCGTACCGGAGATCCAGCGGGTGGTTCGAGCCGGAGGCGGCCGCCTCGCCACCCGGGCGTCGGGCGCCGGTGTCGCTGAGTTGCTCCGCGAGGCGGTGACTCCGGCCCGTGACAGTGTGGCCGAATGA
- a CDS encoding carboxymuconolactone decarboxylase family protein — MTLTTPFIDTDPELVGWFDAFADGEVSEHDDLDRRTRLLCQLAALIACQADGAYRELLTAALPDDVAPVQIKEVVYQAVPYLGMAKVYDFLLATNEILTEHGIALPLPGQATTTPADRLESGADVQRKIVGADRFESLRTGGPTDLQHIPHLLSANCFGDHYTRTGLELDTRELITFSLLVAQGGCDPQVRGHVQGNLNVGNDRSMLINVVTQLLPLIGYPRTLNGIAAINDVAPAGTPAPHTKEK; from the coding sequence ATGACCCTGACGACACCGTTCATCGACACCGACCCCGAACTGGTCGGCTGGTTCGATGCGTTCGCCGACGGCGAGGTCTCCGAGCATGACGATCTCGATCGCCGGACCCGCCTGTTGTGTCAGCTGGCCGCACTGATCGCCTGCCAGGCCGACGGTGCTTATCGCGAGCTGCTCACCGCAGCATTGCCCGACGACGTCGCACCGGTGCAGATCAAGGAGGTCGTCTACCAGGCCGTGCCGTATCTCGGGATGGCCAAGGTTTATGACTTTCTACTGGCCACCAACGAGATCCTGACCGAGCATGGCATCGCTCTCCCGCTGCCCGGCCAGGCAACGACCACGCCGGCCGATCGACTGGAGAGCGGTGCCGACGTCCAACGGAAGATCGTCGGTGCCGACCGCTTCGAATCCCTCCGGACCGGCGGGCCCACCGACCTGCAGCACATCCCGCACCTGCTGTCGGCCAACTGCTTCGGCGATCACTACACTAGGACCGGCCTCGAGCTGGACACCCGGGAGTTGATCACCTTCTCGCTGCTGGTCGCGCAGGGTGGCTGCGATCCCCAGGTCCGCGGCCATGTCCAGGGCAATCTGAACGTCGGCAACGATCGCTCGATGTTGATCAACGTCGTCACCCAGTTGCTGCCGCTGATCGGCTACCCGCGCACGCTGAACGGGATCGCCGCGATCAACGATGTGGCACCCGCCGGAACACCCGCACCGCACACCAAGGAGAAGTGA
- the clpB gene encoding ATP-dependent chaperone ClpB produces MKECWVEAEKLTTKSRDAVSAALRSALLAGNPNAEPEHLLTALLSTPENTVGPLLSAVGADPAAINAGAQEAIAKLPSAKGSSVTQPGLSGSLARVLADGEARAEQLGDSFVATEHLLIALSAVDSAAKRILSGADVDAEKITAAFNASRGSKRVTTAEAEGTSSALEQYGVDLTEQARDGKLDPVIGRDTEIRRVVQVLARRTKNNPVLIGEPGVGKTAVVEGLAQRLVAGDVPDSLKGRRLISLDLASMVAGAKYRGEFEERLKAVLTEIKDAEGQVITFIDELHTVVGAGATGEGAMDAGNMLKPMLARGELRMIGATTLDEYRERIEKDPALERRFQQVFVGEPSVEDTIAILRGLRERYEAHHKVAITDGALVAAASLSNRYITSRQLPDKAIDLIDEAASRLRMEIDSSPEEIDQLRRQVERMRMQEFALQKETDPGSAERLSRLREDLADAEESLRGLETRWQAEKEGLNQVGDLKEKIDELRGEAERAQREGDLGRASELLYGEIPALQQQLEKADEEEKEAEESGTGPMVSEEVGPNDVAEVVSNWTGIPVGRLLQGESEKLLSMEDRLGERLIGQRPAVRAVSDAVRRSRAGISDPNRPTGSFLFLGPTGVGKTELAKSLAEFLFDDEHAMIRIDMSEYAEKHSVARLVGAPPGYVGYEEGGQLTEAVRRRPYAVVLLDEVEKAHPEIFDILLQVLDDGRLTDGQGRTVDFRNVILILTSNLGSQFLADQTMEAQAKRDAVMNVVRASFKPEFLNRLDEVVLFDALGTEELSKIVDINITRLNARLADRRIAVEVTDAARDWLALTGFDPVYGARPLRRLIQTTVEDQLARDVLAGRLGEGDTVTFDVDDGKDGLVIVGSDQPVTA; encoded by the coding sequence ATGAAGGAGTGCTGGGTGGAAGCGGAGAAACTCACCACGAAGAGCCGGGACGCCGTCTCGGCCGCATTGCGCAGCGCATTGCTCGCCGGCAACCCCAATGCCGAGCCGGAGCATCTGCTGACGGCGTTGCTGTCGACGCCGGAGAACACGGTCGGCCCACTGCTGTCTGCCGTCGGTGCCGATCCCGCCGCGATCAACGCCGGAGCACAGGAAGCGATCGCGAAGCTCCCGTCGGCGAAGGGTAGCTCGGTGACCCAGCCCGGCCTGTCCGGTTCGCTGGCGCGGGTGCTGGCCGACGGTGAGGCGCGCGCCGAACAGCTCGGTGACTCCTTCGTGGCGACCGAGCATCTGCTGATCGCATTGTCCGCCGTCGATTCCGCGGCCAAGCGGATTCTCAGCGGTGCCGACGTCGATGCGGAGAAGATCACGGCTGCGTTCAATGCGTCGCGTGGCTCCAAGCGGGTCACCACCGCAGAGGCCGAGGGCACGTCCTCGGCGCTGGAGCAGTACGGCGTCGACCTGACCGAGCAGGCCCGGGACGGCAAGCTGGACCCGGTGATCGGCCGGGACACCGAGATCCGCCGAGTGGTGCAGGTGCTTGCCCGCCGGACGAAGAACAACCCGGTGCTGATCGGTGAGCCGGGCGTCGGCAAGACCGCCGTCGTCGAAGGTCTCGCCCAGCGGCTGGTCGCCGGTGACGTGCCGGACTCGCTGAAGGGCCGTCGGCTGATCTCTCTCGATCTTGCCTCGATGGTCGCGGGCGCGAAGTATCGCGGCGAGTTCGAGGAGCGGCTGAAGGCCGTGCTGACCGAGATCAAGGACGCCGAGGGCCAGGTGATCACCTTCATCGACGAGCTGCACACGGTCGTCGGTGCCGGTGCCACCGGTGAGGGCGCGATGGATGCCGGCAACATGCTGAAGCCGATGTTGGCCCGCGGTGAGCTGCGGATGATCGGCGCGACCACGCTGGATGAATACCGGGAGCGGATCGAGAAGGATCCGGCGTTGGAACGACGCTTCCAGCAGGTCTTCGTCGGTGAGCCGAGCGTCGAGGACACGATCGCGATCCTGCGTGGTCTGCGCGAGCGCTACGAGGCGCATCACAAGGTGGCGATCACCGACGGCGCCCTGGTGGCCGCGGCCAGTCTGTCCAACCGCTACATCACCTCCCGGCAACTGCCGGACAAGGCCATCGACCTGATCGACGAGGCCGCCTCCCGGCTGCGGATGGAGATCGACTCCTCGCCGGAGGAGATCGATCAGCTGCGGCGTCAGGTGGAGCGGATGCGGATGCAGGAGTTCGCGCTGCAGAAGGAGACCGATCCGGGCAGCGCCGAGCGGCTGTCCAGACTGCGCGAGGATCTGGCCGACGCCGAGGAATCGCTGCGTGGGTTGGAAACCCGCTGGCAGGCCGAGAAGGAGGGGCTGAACCAGGTCGGCGATCTGAAGGAGAAGATCGACGAATTGCGCGGTGAGGCCGAACGAGCTCAGCGCGAAGGCGATCTTGGTCGAGCCAGCGAGCTGCTCTACGGCGAGATCCCTGCACTGCAACAGCAATTGGAGAAGGCCGACGAGGAAGAGAAGGAGGCCGAGGAGTCCGGCACGGGCCCGATGGTCTCCGAGGAGGTCGGTCCGAACGACGTCGCCGAGGTGGTGTCGAACTGGACCGGGATCCCGGTCGGCCGGCTGCTGCAGGGCGAGTCGGAGAAGCTGTTGTCGATGGAGGACCGGCTCGGTGAGCGGCTGATCGGCCAACGGCCGGCCGTTCGCGCGGTGTCCGATGCCGTCCGGCGGTCCCGAGCCGGGATCTCCGACCCGAACCGGCCGACCGGATCGTTCCTGTTCCTCGGTCCGACCGGCGTCGGCAAGACGGAGCTGGCCAAGTCGCTGGCCGAGTTCCTCTTCGACGACGAGCACGCCATGATCAGGATCGACATGAGCGAGTACGCCGAGAAGCATTCGGTGGCGCGGCTGGTCGGTGCTCCTCCGGGCTACGTCGGCTATGAGGAAGGCGGTCAGCTGACCGAAGCCGTCCGGCGCCGGCCGTACGCGGTGGTGTTGCTGGACGAGGTGGAGAAGGCGCACCCGGAGATCTTCGACATCCTGTTGCAGGTGCTGGACGACGGTCGGCTGACCGACGGACAGGGCCGGACCGTCGACTTCCGCAACGTGATCTTGATCCTGACCTCCAACCTGGGGTCGCAGTTCCTGGCCGACCAGACCATGGAGGCTCAGGCCAAGCGGGACGCGGTGATGAACGTGGTCCGTGCCTCGTTCAAGCCGGAGTTCCTGAACCGGCTGGACGAGGTCGTGTTGTTCGACGCGCTGGGCACCGAGGAACTGTCCAAGATCGTCGACATCAACATCACCCGGCTGAACGCCCGCCTGGCCGATCGTCGGATCGCCGTCGAGGTGACCGATGCGGCCCGGGACTGGCTCGCCCTGACCGGCTTCGATCCGGTCTACGGCGCTCGCCCGTTGCGCCGGTTGATCCAGACCACGGTCGAAGATCAACTTGCGCGCGATGTGCTCGCCGGGCGACTCGGTGAGGGTGACACCGTCACCTTCGACGTCGACGACGGCAAGGACGGTCTGGTGATCGTGGGAAGCGACCAGCCGGTCACCGCCTGA
- a CDS encoding histidine phosphatase family protein yields MAMPNDLVLVRHGEAEGNVVREQARQGDESGYTERFVTTPGRRWQLTADGREQARCAGAWIRTVFDGFDRYYASPFTRTTQTATWLALSRPADDRQGEDRRPRWYLNRSLRERDWGDVGSIPRKEFTDRPEYALNARRQRTDPLYWVPPGGESIAQVAENRVRNFLDTLHRELAGRRVLAVTHGEFIWATRLVLERLDDDEFVRLTDDDGQRIGNCEIVHYTRRDPGSGAISDRLEWLRRSRPIGDHRTGWRMQVDDWQRIEYRLYLGDTLADADTDPECS; encoded by the coding sequence ATGGCGATGCCGAACGATCTGGTGTTGGTCCGGCACGGTGAGGCCGAGGGCAATGTCGTACGGGAACAGGCCCGGCAGGGTGACGAATCCGGTTACACCGAGCGGTTCGTCACCACGCCGGGTCGGCGGTGGCAGCTGACCGCCGACGGTCGGGAGCAGGCCCGCTGTGCCGGTGCCTGGATCCGGACGGTGTTCGACGGCTTCGACCGCTACTACGCCTCACCGTTCACCCGGACCACGCAGACCGCGACGTGGTTGGCCCTGAGCCGGCCTGCCGACGATCGACAGGGTGAGGACCGGCGGCCGCGCTGGTATCTCAACCGCAGCCTGCGGGAACGGGACTGGGGTGACGTGGGCTCGATCCCACGGAAGGAATTCACCGACCGGCCGGAGTATGCACTGAACGCTCGGCGGCAGCGGACCGATCCGCTCTACTGGGTGCCGCCCGGCGGCGAGTCGATCGCCCAGGTCGCGGAGAACCGGGTCCGCAACTTTCTCGACACCCTGCACCGCGAGCTGGCCGGCAGACGGGTCCTGGCGGTGACCCACGGCGAGTTCATCTGGGCCACCCGGCTGGTGCTGGAGCGGCTGGACGACGACGAATTCGTCCGGCTCACCGATGACGACGGCCAACGGATCGGCAACTGCGAGATCGTGCACTACACCCGGCGTGATCCGGGCAGCGGCGCGATCAGTGATCGGTTGGAATGGCTGCGGCGCTCACGACCGATCGGTGATCATCGAACGGGGTGGCGGATGCAGGTCGACGATTGGCAGCGGATCGAGTACCGGCTCTATCTGGGTGACACGCTGGCGGACGCAGACACCGACCCGGAGTGCTCGTAG
- a CDS encoding aldo/keto reductase, producing the protein MEQRTLGDGLTVSALGFGCMGMSQSFGPNPGDRSQMIAVLRAAVDRGVTFFDTAEVYGPFVNEELVGEALRPVRDQVVIATKFGFSFDADGRQTGLSSHPDSIRRAVDGSLQRLGIEAIDLLYQHRVDPETPIEDVAGTVKELIDAGKVRHFGLSEAGTRTIRRAHAVQPVAALQNEYSLWWREPEAEIMPTLAELGIGLVPFSPLGRGFLTGTVDASTEFTDDDVRTRIPRFSVDAREANQAVVDLIRRIATAKDASPAQVALAWILARAPWIVPIPGTRRVERLEENLAAADLALTPADVAALDQASATIDIHGERYPAQMQAMIDR; encoded by the coding sequence ATGGAACAACGTACCCTCGGTGACGGACTGACGGTCTCCGCGCTCGGCTTCGGCTGTATGGGGATGAGCCAGAGTTTCGGCCCCAACCCGGGCGATCGCAGCCAGATGATCGCTGTGCTGCGGGCCGCGGTCGATCGGGGTGTCACCTTCTTCGACACCGCCGAGGTCTACGGCCCGTTCGTCAACGAGGAGCTGGTGGGTGAGGCGTTACGCCCGGTCCGGGATCAGGTCGTGATCGCCACCAAGTTCGGCTTCTCCTTCGACGCCGACGGTCGGCAGACCGGCCTGTCGAGCCACCCGGACTCGATCCGCCGCGCCGTCGACGGATCCTTGCAGAGATTGGGAATCGAGGCGATCGATCTGCTCTACCAGCATCGGGTCGACCCCGAGACCCCGATCGAGGACGTGGCGGGCACGGTCAAGGAACTCATCGACGCCGGCAAGGTGCGACACTTCGGGCTCTCCGAGGCCGGGACGCGGACGATCCGTCGGGCGCACGCGGTGCAGCCGGTCGCAGCTCTGCAGAACGAGTACTCCCTGTGGTGGCGCGAGCCCGAGGCCGAGATCATGCCGACGCTGGCCGAGCTCGGCATCGGCCTGGTGCCGTTCAGCCCACTGGGCAGGGGATTCCTGACCGGCACGGTCGACGCCAGCACCGAGTTCACCGACGACGACGTGCGGACCCGGATCCCCCGCTTCAGCGTCGACGCACGGGAGGCGAATCAGGCCGTCGTCGACCTGATCCGCCGGATCGCCACCGCGAAGGACGCCAGCCCGGCCCAGGTCGCCCTGGCCTGGATCCTGGCCAGAGCGCCCTGGATCGTGCCGATCCCCGGCACCCGCCGGGTCGAGCGGCTCGAAGAGAACCTGGCCGCCGCCGATCTTGCCCTGACACCGGCCGACGTCGCCGCACTCGATCAAGCATCGGCGACGATCGACATCCACGGCGAACGCTATCCGGCGCAGATGCAGGCCATGATCGATCGCTGA